TATGGGGCCCTGAAAGTGACATCGGCAACCCAAACACCGGGTTCCAAAACCTGCCAGAAAAGGCCTGCACAGAGGAAGAAAAGCACAGTTTGTGGCAGACAGTAGTTGAGATGTACAGTGTGCGGGAACTTTCGTTCTGGTCCGACCGGTTCCCTGCTCTCTCAGCTCTGGCGCGACAGTTCCAAGTTTCGGACAAGGCCGCGTGTGAGCGACCGTCGGCGGACAGAGGCAGGGAGTGGATGTTTAACGAAATCGACATGGGAAATTACACAGCAGGGTTCTGGTCCAACTTCCTCCGGGCCGACCTCTTTTGGTATGTCAGCCATGACCCTGGCGTTCGCGTATCAACTGCATCGAGCTATGTTGCGCCAACCTGGTCATGGGCTAGTGTCTCTGGGAGGGTCAGTTTCCTCGATCAAGGCGGTTTCCTCGCTGAGATCCTGAGCGTTAACTGCTCTCCCGCGGGATCGGACGAGCTGGGAATGATCACGTCCGCGGAACTGGTCCTcagagccaagaccatcCCAGTCCGCCTGATCAAGGAGTTCTTCCACGTAAGGTTCGTCAAGTTTTGGACCATCACCTTAGAGGCCCCTGACCCAGCAACTGGCAAGTACACATACCTTGACGCTTTCCGGTCTGACTACATCCAGCCCACGCCGGAAGCTAGAATCTGGGCCGGGATTATCCCCAGTAAGACCTGGGACGATCCGCCTGACAAGAGAATTCCGGTCAACGACGGAGAGTATTTTGCTGTGTTAACGGGACCCTTGGCTATTATTATTGTCAGGGTTGTGGAAGCTGGAGAGCCTCTTGTTTGCGAGCGCGTGGGAACTGTGCATCGCAGCCTCACTCCTGAATGCGCTGACAACACTAGGTGGTTTGATGGCGTCAAGTCACAGGTTTTGAAGATTATCTAAACATAGGATTAGATCGTATGTCTTGCTTTCGTCATGCTGCTTTGATTTTCAGCTCTGGGGCTATTGATTCCACACCGTGGCAGTTCCAAGTTCCTTCAAGACCTCCTTGAGAGTGAAAGAGAATCAGTGCGAGCGTCTTCTGACTGTGCTCCAATAGTTCTAGAGTAATTGGTCCTTTGACGGCAAAGGTGGCCCATCGAACCCCCTTTAAGAAAAGATGTGATGTTCCGATTCATTTAGGGTATTTGGTGAATTGAACTATTGTGCATCACGTTCGACCTTATTCACGAACAAAGCACTTGGCTGGCTTTGAAATGAGTGACCATGGGTTGTTAGGCGCCACGTCATTGTTCCTTTGTTCGGTCGCATGCAAAAGCTGCACACTCACGAACCCACATCTTGTCACACTTTTCTCAAGTTGATCAATTCTAACCCAAAAGTAAGAGGAATGTTTGAATGGTGAGTGGTTGAATACTACGTCACCGAACATGCGAACGATCACTGCGAACCGATGAGAGTAGCCGCGCTGCCAACCAATCTCTGACAACCTTCTCATCTATAAAAGGCCAGACTCTTGACACCATGTTAACTTTTCCACACATCACCCTATATTTGGAAGAACCAACCATCAAGCGCTTTTTGATCTGGTGTTGCCGCACCTGCCTTTTTTCTTGAGCCAAGATTCTCAACAGTCAACCATCATGGCAACCCAGAACGGCGAGTTCGTCCTCGACAGAACACAAAACACTTATATCTTTGACAAAGACTTCGACAAAGAGTTATCCCTCAGGTGGCAGTATGTTAATGCGCAAGCAGACAAGCTCCCCCCCCTTGTCCTGCTCCCGGACCTGAGCCGCCCGCCAAAGCATCCGAAGCAAGCACATGACGATGAGCTGACTGAGACAATCTATATGATTCGGGATGAAATCAAGTACTTGAATGAGACGCAGAAGCTCCAGTTAAACTGCCGTGCCCCCTGTCAGGAGGGACTCGCTAAAAGACTtgggaagagatgggcatTCTTGCACATCGGCGACTTTGCCCCCTACCCTCCCAACTTCAgctttcatcatcaagtAGCAGCTGGCGTCGTCCTCGGTCCCAAGTTCCAGGTGGATCATATGTGCATTGCAGCCAGTGAGCTTCAGGAGCTGACAAGGTTGATTACTGAAGATCGCTACAAGTGGTTCCTTGAGTGCGAAAAGAAGACTCGCGATGGGATTAAGCTCGCCGAGATGCGCATCAGGGAGCTTGAGGGGTACATGACCCGCCAGCACAACGCCATTTTAAAGGAGTTTGAGCTCTGGGCTGAAAATAATTGGGACAATGTCTTTGTGATCAATGACCCCTTTCAGAATATCCCAAATATCATCACTAACCACGGCTGGTATGCCTGGTTCAGACTTGAGAGGCAGATGTTGGAGGCTGAGCGACTGCTAGAGACTGAGCGACTCGCCCAGCACTGGGTTTTTTGTGACATTCTAGCGGCCATGACCAACGGGCTAGTTGAGAAGGGCGAGATGCATTAAGAGGGAGTAGTAGTTGGTGATTGTtgattgagaaggagaactAGACATGGAGTCGCCGAGTTCTTCCATATGGGTCGAGAATAGAGGTCACGTAGGAAATACACAAttcttttgttttttttaaaaaaaactaaaaaaaaaaaaaactacACATTTGTTTATATTCTTTTGGTCCAGTGAAATGATGTTGTTGTCCACTGTCAATGATTGTGATCCTCACATCAGAAGCTGCGGAGACCCTGCCCTGCACAGCCCTCGAGTCATGGGCCAACCCGTGGTTGAGACTGACGACTCGTGTTGGGTTAAAACTGCAGTGAAACTTGCGTCTCAACTGGTTGGGGCCATGATTGTCCAGGGTATGGTTGGACGCAAGTCTTGGCGCAGAAACATCAGCGAATGGGATCCGTGTGCGTTTATATTTCAGCGTCTCAGCAGGGTTTAAATTGCAGTGAATGGCATACACTGGTGAGCATTGCTCGCAATGATTCCTGCAGGCGAGCATTGTTTCCCGAGTGTGTCCGGGTCACTGACCGCCACTCCTAACTACAGCGCAGTACATGTTGCAAATCAAGACAGCATTAGAAACAGATACTGGCGCGGAAACATCAGTGAGCGGGATTCACCTGTAGTATCTCAGCTAGTGTTACAAAGACAGTGAAAACGAAGGATGAAATGACTGAGACCGCGCACTTTCAGCTGGCTGCCAGGTACCCTAGAGGCGAAGGACGACATCAGCCATAGCATGTAGAAAGTTTACGCGTTACACCCTACGCACTAACTCGACTGTCACAATTCCTGGGTATTTGAAGATCGAGTAAGTGGGAATAGCGCCCTCGAGATCGGCATCTGCACGCCCTACTGTGTTTTCTATTTGTACGCGTAAGACACATACCAGCCCTTTCCTCGGCACGCCTCCTTCTGGAAAGGCGATTCAGGTGACGGCAATGAATCTGTATAAGATTATTGATGGGAAAATTATTGAGGAACACGGCTTGCCTGATACGTTGGGTGCAGATCGGAGCGGTCAAAATTCCCTTACATGAATAATCGAGATTTAGCTAACACAAAATGGAATCTTCTGAATGGCATCTGTCAGATACGAGGTTGATGAAAGCAGACATGGAGGCTCTTCTAATGAGAAAATGAGGGACATAAACCATCCATCTACAGCTCATCTTGTGTCCAACATCACAGAATCTCTACTCCAGAGTGCAACTACGGGACAGTGAGATTGACAACCTCAGCGAAACTGCCCTTCCTTATCTCCGTGCAATTTTGAACTTGATCATGCTTCTAAAAGAAGTCATCAGCCAAAATAACAAAGAAGACGGTTCTCGACACATGCCGGCATTAAGACTCGTTATCTCCGTCCAAGCTTGTGCTTGGGTCTCGGATGGCTCTTCATACGGGCAAATTGTTCCAAGCCATTGTCAACGGCAGACCTAGAGCGGACTTAACGCGGACTTTGGGAAGGCCCTTTGGGGTCTCGAGGTGGACTTGCTCCAAACGGTTTCAGTATAAATGCCATATAAACCAGATACCTTATGCTCATTCATCTTCTCACTACACCCAAGTTGAGTACTATTCATATTTGGGTTCGATTCTCAGTTTTCCCCCTCATATATCATTCTCTCATACCACTTGAAAATTCCAGATTATCCTTCACAATGGCATCAGCCTCCAAGTACCTATCCAAACTGCAAGACAAGTCaatcctcatcgtcggcggtACATCCGGCATTGGTTTCGCCGTCGCCGAGGCTTGCCTTGAGTACGGTGCGAAAGTTGTAATCGCCGGCCGAAGCCAGTCCAAGCTCGACGATGCCCTGAGCCTCCTTGTATCAACATACCCAGAAGCCAAGGATAGTGTCCGTGGACATGTTGTTGATCTAAAAAACGACATCGAGGCCAGTGTCACCAAGCTTCTCGAATTTGCGACGGTGGGCGgccaggagaagcttgacCACATTGTGAGCACTGCCGGTGAAGGAACAGTTGGTATTACATTGGAAAATGCGACCGAGGGAAACGTAATTGATGCCGGCAAGATGAGAATCGCCGGGACACTGTTGCTCTGCAAGATAGCACAGGGCTACATGAACAAGGCTCACACCTCATCCATCACGTTTACCGGCGGCGTAGCTTACTACCGGCCCATGGAAGGGCACAGCGTAACAGCAGCTACCGCAGGGGGCATGGGCACCATGGCCCTGGGGCTTGCTGTGGATTTGAAGCCCATCAGGGTGAACATGATGTCTCCCGGAGCGATACGGACAGAGCTATTGCAGAATCTGGTCCGAAGCGCATGGGGTGCGGAGGGCGAGGATATCTTTGCGAAGAAGACGTTGCTTGATCGGATTGGTAGCCCGGAGGATGTTGCTGAAATGTTGTTGGGGATTATGAAGAGCGATTACATCACTGGGCAGGTTATCCATGTTGAGGGTGGCTACCTGTTGAAGTGAGAGGGCAGGCGATTGGACCCCGGCACGATCTTGGAAGGTAGTTATATTAGATGTATTGTGACATATATCATTCACTAAGGCATTGGGCATAGTGGCTTGATTGCGTGTAAAACCGTATTTCTCTGGCTGGGTAGCCTTGATCTGCCCTTTGGGTATGCTATGAGGTAAAATTACTTGAATCTATCATTCACTCATAAGTAATTCTGTCCTAAGATCTGATGGTATGGAATATGTTTTGGTTATCAAGTTTCTGATTCTGTCATTGAGAGCTTATACTTCAACTTGATAGAGTATACCAGCTTCAAGGGACTTCCTACTGGAaacgtcatcttcgtcctctATAATCGGAAGAAAGTGACGTTTTTAATACCTATAAAGCTGGCCTTGTCTTGCTATCGTTGGTTGTTGGTATTAATGACGTCTCTAATAGGAGTCGTAGATCTTACTACCCCCTATGCTAAACCTTAGATCTTAGTCCCTAGGAAGCCTAACGATGTCTAATTCTATTATCAACAATATAGCAGTAGTCAGGCAGTAAGTCTCGTATTACCGAATTGGCACACAGCGTGCTATAGCAGATTTGTTTGCCATTGAGTTATGGAGCTTGATGAGTAGTTTTGCGTCTCTAAACCTGAGCTAT
This window of the Fusarium keratoplasticum isolate Fu6.1 chromosome 3, whole genome shotgun sequence genome carries:
- a CDS encoding HET domain-containing protein codes for the protein MPTRLVHVQVVNGKYSVRLVTGVSRQSYITLSHCWGPKFPSHAKTTALNIDSRLSPSGIPWTELPQSFRDAVAVTERLGFEYIWIDALCIIQSSSADWHAESSLMYQVYSHSGLMLSADASPDTDVGLFRSCNMARTWSVTTQTSPILWNCSSVKAGYDLIHCSTRIAKSMYHPFDQAHIFPLSKRSWCYQEEQLARRIVHFYIDEVSYSCLDGSECHCGLWGPESDIGNPNTGFQNLPEKACTEEEKHSLWQTVVEMYSVRELSFWSDRFPALSALARQFQVSDKAACERPSADRGREWMFNEIDMGNYTAGFWSNFLRADLFWYVSHDPGVRVSTASSYVAPTWSWASVSGRVSFLDQGGFLAEILSVNCSPAGSDELGMITSAELVLRAKTIPVRLIKEFFHVRFVKFWTITLEAPDPATGKYTYLDAFRSDYIQPTPEARIWAGIIPSKTWDDPPDKRIPVNDGEYFAVLTGPLAIIIVRVVEAGEPLVCERVGTVHRSLTPECADNTRWFDGVKSQVLKII